The region AGTGGTGCCCGCGCCACTGAGTTCCACCGCTCCGTCTATGCCGTAGAGGTGAGGGTTGAGGTGCAGCTCCTCTCCCTCGAAGGAGAAGAGGACGTTCTGTCCCTTTCTCCGTTCCACTTTGGCGACCTCGGGTATGTGATGGTCGGAGACGCAGACGATCTCGTGCTCGAACCGGGAGAAGAAAGACGAACCGAGGTCCACCAGCCAGACAGCCTCGGAAGGTTCGGCGTTGACCCGCTTCAGCTCATCCTCGTCCAGCTTCTTGACGAAACGCACCCGGTGCTCGATACCGGCGTTGGCGAGCGCGCTGGAAGCGATGGAGGCGGCCGATACCCCGTCGGCATCGATGTGGGCTATGACCGTGCAGCTCCTGGCCGTCAGGAGGCCGTCGGCGGCGCGCTTGGCGGCCGACTGGAAGCCAGCTAGGTCAGGGTGCTCATGGTCCGGGCTCATACCATCGCCCCCGCGTCCAGAGTGCGCTCCCTCAGCTGCCGGTAGACCATGCCGGCGATCGGCACCAGGTTCTTCGTATCCTCCAGGTTGTAGCGCTTGAGCAGCTTGAGCGCGTTCTCGTTGCCTTTGCGCTTCCACAGGTGCCAGAGGTACACCGCCTCTTCTCCGGTCATATACTCCAGCTCACGAGCACGGAAGATGCCGATCTGCCTCTCCACGCTCTTCAGCCCGCCAGTGAGCCCGATCCTCGCGCAGCCGTGGCGCAGGTCGAAGTGCGGCACCCTCGGCATCGAGAAAGGGAACTCCCTTTCGATCATCGGCAGGTCGAACGACGCCCCGTTGAAAGTGACCAACATCTTGCATCCTCGAAGGGAGGCTGACAGGCTCTCCTCGCTCAGATCGATGTCCCTCACCAAGGTGACCGAGCCGGAAGGTCGATGCACGCCCACCATCGTGACCACCGCTCTCGGGCCCAGGCCATCGGTCTCGATGTCCAGGTACGCCACGTCCTCTCCCGCCTCCTCCAGGAACCTCCAGTGCTCTCGCGAAGGGAGCAGTCGGGTGAAGTAGGCTACCTCACCCCGTTCCAGGAAGACGGATGCCTGGTGCAGCCCTACATCCAGGCGTTCCTTCCTTCTGGAGGAGATGCCGGATACGCTCTTCGAACGGAGAAAGCAGTCCCAATCCAGGAGGCCCTCGCGCCACAGCTTTCGTTCGGTGGCCTCGCCTATGGTGGGCAAGATGAGGAACGTACGCCGGATCACGCCAGGTGAGTGAGGGAACAGGGAGAAAGTGTTTTCGGAGGGTGAGATGAAAGTGAACGATGCTCTTGGCAAAGGTGAAATATGAGCTCCGCGGAATCGCTCTTCGTAGCCTGAGCTGAAGATGAACGAACTAGAGATCGTCCCCGGACTGCTGATCAGCAATGATCTCTGCCTCATCATACCCAGCGAACGCACCGCCGTCATATCGGACCTGCATCTCGGCTACGAGTCGGTCCTGGAGGACACCGGACTGCATCTGCCCCGCATCCAGAATGAAAGGATAGAAGAAAACCTGGAGCGTATCGTCGAACGGCACAAGCCCCAGCGCTTCGTCATCCTGGGCGACCTGAAGCACGAGTTCTCTCGCAACCTCGCGCAGGAATGGAGCGAGGTGCGGCGACTGCTCGGGGTTCTCATGGAGCAAGGCGAGGTGATTGTGGTCAAGGGCAACCATGACAACTACCTGGCCACCATCGCCTCCAAGCTGGGCGTGGACCTGGTGGAGGAGTATTCGTTAGCTGGATGGACCTTCGCCCACGGCCATGAGGACCGCCCTGAGCGTCCTCTGGTCATCGGGCACGAGCATCCTTCGATCAGGCTGTACGACGAGGTGGGCGGGTGCGTGAAGATGCGTTGCTTCGTGCATCTGCCCCGGCAGAAGGTGCTCGTCCTCCCGGCCTTCAGTCCCCTCGCTCCAGGAACGGATTTCACGGGCATCACCAGCGAGAGCACGTTCTCGCCCGTGCTACAGCGCAGCGATATGTCGGAGGCGCGAGCGATCGCCTGCAGCGACATCGGGCTGCTCAACCTAGGCTCCCTGCTGAAGCTACCTCGTTTCCAGCGTTACGCCTGACAGGGAAAGAAATCCTGACGAGACTTTAAATTCGGGCACCTCCCTAGTATGGTCAAGGCGATCATACTTGCCTGAGTGCATAGTGTGCGGATGTGTTTTGAAGAAGAACCAGGGCAAGTGCCCGGTGTGCGGTGCCTCCCAGTTCGAGGAGGACGATTATTGAACATCCTCCCTCAGGGGACGGAGGAGGCGAAAGCCTCTTACTGGCATCCGGAGGGCGAACTACTTTCCTGCGATCTCTGCCCTAGGCGTTGCCAGATCCCGCTCTCCGACGAAGGATATTGCGGGACGCGCGCCAACCACGGCGGGAAGATGGTCGCCCTGAACTACGGGAAGGTGTGCGTCTCCGCTTTCGATCCCATCGAGAAGAAACCCATCTTCCACTTCAAGCCAGGCGCCAAGCTGCTCTCCTTGGGCACCTTCGGCTGCAACCTGGACTGCGGCAATTGCCAGAACTCCGCCCTGGCCCGGTTGAGGGTGGACCAAGCGCCCTATGTGCTGACGTCTCCGGAGCAGGCGGTGCAAGATGCCCTGGAGAAAGGGGCCAAGGGGATAGCGTTCACGTTCAACGAGCCGACGGTGTGGATGGAGTTCATCATGGACACCGCTGCCAGAGCGCGCGACAAGGGGCTGTTCACCCTCCTCAACACCAACGGCTACATCGAACCTTGGGCGGCGGACGATCTGTTCGATATGGTGGAGGTGGCGAACATCGACGTCAAGGGCATGAGCGACGCCTTCTACAAACAGAACTGCGGCGGCCACCTTGGACCGGTGCTGGAGAGCTGCATCGCCGCCCGCATGGCCGGGGTTCATCTGGAATTGACCTATCTTCTCATTCCGAG is a window of Methanomassiliicoccales archaeon DNA encoding:
- a CDS encoding ribonuclease H-like domain-containing protein, whose product is MIRRTFLILPTIGEATERKLWREGLLDWDCFLRSKSVSGISSRRKERLDVGLHQASVFLERGEVAYFTRLLPSREHWRFLEEAGEDVAYLDIETDGLGPRAVVTMVGVHRPSGSVTLVRDIDLSEESLSASLRGCKMLVTFNGASFDLPMIEREFPFSMPRVPHFDLRHGCARIGLTGGLKSVERQIGIFRARELEYMTGEEAVYLWHLWKRKGNENALKLLKRYNLEDTKNLVPIAGMVYRQLRERTLDAGAMV
- a CDS encoding metallophosphoesterase, producing MNELEIVPGLLISNDLCLIIPSERTAVISDLHLGYESVLEDTGLHLPRIQNERIEENLERIVERHKPQRFVILGDLKHEFSRNLAQEWSEVRRLLGVLMEQGEVIVVKGNHDNYLATIASKLGVDLVEEYSLAGWTFAHGHEDRPERPLVIGHEHPSIRLYDEVGGCVKMRCFVHLPRQKVLVLPAFSPLAPGTDFTGITSESTFSPVLQRSDMSEARAIACSDIGLLNLGSLLKLPRFQRYA
- the amrS gene encoding AmmeMemoRadiSam system radical SAM enzyme, which encodes MNILPQGTEEAKASYWHPEGELLSCDLCPRRCQIPLSDEGYCGTRANHGGKMVALNYGKVCVSAFDPIEKKPIFHFKPGAKLLSLGTFGCNLDCGNCQNSALARLRVDQAPYVLTSPEQAVQDALEKGAKGIAFTFNEPTVWMEFIMDTAARARDKGLFTLLNTNGYIEPWAADDLFDMVEVANIDVKGMSDAFYKQNCGGHLGPVLESCIAARMAGVHLELTYLLIPRKNDSAQDVRRFASFVVRELGEDVPIHLFRFQPAYKMMQVPPESMDRLLQAYEVAKEEGVQYVYFAGVIGDPHQNTMCPKCGAMLVKRSSKEPVESTYVLKEKVSRFCPTYSDVQVLLKKGGCPDCGAAVPIVL